CCGCGGCGGCGTCGTCGATCGTGACCTGGCGGAGGGTGCGCGTGGTCGGGTCCATCGTGGTCTCCCACAATTCCTTGGCGTTCATCTCGCCGAGACCCTTGTAGCGCTGCACGCCGTTGTCCTTGGGGATCCGCTTGCCGCCGGCGACGCCGTCGGCCAGCAGGACATCGCGCTCACGGTCGCTGTACACGTACTCGTGGTCGGCGTTCGTCCACTTCAGTCGGTACAGCGGCGGCTGTGCGAGATAGACGTAGCCGGCTTCGATGAGCCCGCGCATGTAGCGGAACAGCAACGTCAGCAGGAGTGTCGTGATGTGCTGCCCATCGACATCGGCATCCGCCATCAGCACGATCTTGTGGTACCGCGCCTTGGCGACGTCGAAGTCCTCGCCGATGCCGGTGCCGAACGCCTGGATCATCGCCTGGATCTCGGCGTTGCCCAGCGCGCGGTCGAGCCGGGCCTTCTCGACGTTGAGGATTTTGCCGCGCAGGGACAGGATCGCCTGCCGCTCGGGGTCGCGACCCGACACCGCCGAGCCGCCGGCCGAGTCGCCCTCGACGAGGAAGATCTCGCTGATCGACGGGTCCTTGCTCGTGCAGTCCTTGAGTTTCTCGGGCATGGATGCCGATTCGAAGACGCTCTTGCGCCGCGCGGTCTCACGGGCCTTGCGTGCCGCCAGGCGCGCCGTCGCCGCATCGATCGCCTTCGTGATGACCCGCTTGGCCTGGCCGGGGTTGCGGTCGAGCCAGTCGGTGAGCTGATCGCCGACGATCTTCTGGACGAACGCCTTGGCTTCGGTGTTGCCCAGCTTGGTCTTGGTCTGGCCCTCGAACTGCGGCTCGGACAGCTTCACCGAGATGACCGCGGTCAGCCCCTCGCGGATGTCCTCGCCGGTGAGGTTGTCGTCCTTCTCCTTGAGCAGCCCCTTGTCGCGCGCATAGCTGTTGACCTTCGTGGTCAGCGCCGCACGGAACCCCTCTTCGTGCGTACCGCCCTCGTGGGTGTTGATGGTGTTCGCGAAGGTGAACACGTTCTCGGTGTAGCTCGTCGTCCACTGCATCGCGAGTTCGAGCGAGATGTGCCGGACGGTGTCTTCGGACTCGAGCTCGATGATGTCCTCGTTGACGACCTCGGCCTTGCGCACCTTGTTGAGGTACTCGACGTAGTCCACGAGACCACGCTCGTACAGGAAGTCGTCGTGCGGCTGCCTCGTCTCGCTCGTCCCGTCGGGATTGTCGATGACATACGTGGATGCCGGGCGCAGATCATTCAGCGTGATCCGCAGTCCCTTGTTGAGGAACGCGGTCTGCTGGAAGCGGGTGCGCAGGGTGTCGTAATCGAAGACCACGGTCTCGAAGATGCTGTCGTCGGGCCA
This DNA window, taken from Microbacterium invictum, encodes the following:
- the gyrB gene encoding DNA topoisomerase (ATP-hydrolyzing) subunit B, encoding MTSETPDSVPEELQPHTTANVPSEYGAGDIQVLEGLEAVRKRPGMYIGSTGERGLHHLVYEIVDNSVDEALAGYCDTINVTILEDGGLRVVDNGRGIPVDPHASDPTKSSVEVVLTVLHAGGKFGGGGYAVSGGLHGVGSSVVNALSTKFDVEVMRQGHHWRMTFANGGKPQGSLAKGEETDETGTIITFWPDDSIFETVVFDYDTLRTRFQQTAFLNKGLRITLNDLRPASTYVIDNPDGTSETRQPHDDFLYERGLVDYVEYLNKVRKAEVVNEDIIELESEDTVRHISLELAMQWTTSYTENVFTFANTINTHEGGTHEEGFRAALTTKVNSYARDKGLLKEKDDNLTGEDIREGLTAVISVKLSEPQFEGQTKTKLGNTEAKAFVQKIVGDQLTDWLDRNPGQAKRVITKAIDAATARLAARKARETARRKSVFESASMPEKLKDCTSKDPSISEIFLVEGDSAGGSAVSGRDPERQAILSLRGKILNVEKARLDRALGNAEIQAMIQAFGTGIGEDFDVAKARYHKIVLMADADVDGQHITTLLLTLLFRYMRGLIEAGYVYLAQPPLYRLKWTNADHEYVYSDRERDVLLADGVAGGKRIPKDNGVQRYKGLGEMNAKELWETTMDPTTRTLRQVTIDDAAAADEIFTVLMGEDVEARRSFIQRNAKDVRFLDI